Genomic window (Ureibacillus composti):
TTGCTTTTAGTTTGGAGTATATGTCGTTTATTACTTTAGGGTTGAATTCCTCACTTTGTATAAAAGTAGGATCATTTCCGTGACGAACAACTGGTTCAACTAAAGGAAGTTGCTCATCCATCTTTGTAAGGATTTTATTGGCTACTTCCATTATTTCAATTGTTGTACGGTAACTTTTTTGCAATGTGAAGTAGTTGGCCCTTGGAAATTGCTCCAAGACTGATTCCCATTCTGTTAATGACCGGTAACTATGAATTCCTTGTGCTAAGTCTCCCACCATTGTAAACATATCTGTCTCAAGACCAACTTTTAATGCAACAAGTTGAAATAAACTATAGTCTTGTACTTCATCAATAAAGACGACGCGCATTTTCCACTTGTCTGCAACTCCTTTAATACGTGCATGTAAATAAAAGAGGGCAGCTAAATCTTCAAATGTCCATTTTTCTTTTGAATGAGCTTGTAAGAATAATTCCTGCTCTTCAAATGTCCACTCTGGAGCAAGCTCTCGCAACATCATTCGATCTGTTAGAAACGTTCTGTATACTGACTTAATTTTTACCTTTTCGAATCGTTTCATATAAGTAGTAGCGACTGATTTTGATTCTGCTTTAATTTTTGGAATCCGTTCATCTCGCTCATCAATAAATTTTGTAACGGTTTCTCTTCGTTTATCGGCATCGCGAATTCCATCTAACGCTTTTCCAATATATTCTTCATAGCGAGAGTTCAAAGAGGTTAAAACGGCTTTTGATTTTCTCTTAATTTCAGTTTGGATGACCTTTTTAATTCTTTCGAGACGTTTTTCAATTGGCATATAGGCAAATTCAATTAAGAATAGCTTTTTTAGATGGCTCCCTAACATAATCCGGTACTTTTCTAAATACACATCTTCAAACAGTTCTGCAAGCTGATGTTCATGCATTTTTACATATCGATCTAAAATTTCTTTATAGAGAAGGGATCCTTTTAGTTTAGTAATATTAAATTTAGGATCGATACTAGCATCTTCATTTAGAATTTGTTCTAGAAGTTCATTTGGATTTTGTAGTTTTAATTTGATGCCAGTTGCTTTTTGTACATAATCGGCATAGGTTGTTTGGCAAATACGTTCAACACCAAGCTCTGGTAAGACTTCACCAATATATTCGATAAATAGATTATTTGGGGCAATGATCATCAGTTGTTCAGCATTAAAGTGTTCGCCCATTGTATAAAGGAAGTAAGAGATTCTATGAAGGGCAATTGTTGTTTTTCCACTTCCTGCAGCACCTTGAACTAAAATCGGTTGTCGTAGATGTGCTCGAATGATTTCATTTTGTTCTTTCTGAATCGTTGCGACAATTTCGGTTAAACGAACATCTGCTTTTCCAGCCAATGCTTCTTGTAATAACTCGTCATTTGTTGTAAGGTCCACATCACGGATATCTAGGAGGTTACCGTCCTCAATTTTGTATTGGCGTTTGGCAAATAAATGGCCAGAATATTCTTCGCCTCGTACGTCATACGTAATTTCACCAAGGCGTCCGTCATAGTAAACATTGGCAACAGGTGAGCGCCAGTCGACAATTATGGGTTCAAATGTTTCTCGGTGGAAAAGTGAGATCTTTCCAATATATAAAAGTTCCTCTTGTTCCCCGGTACGCTGGAAATGGATGCGGGCAAAGTAGGGTTTCTTCTTAACAGCCTCTAAACCCTCTTTTTGGTTTTGAGCTAGTTCAAAAAACCTCGAATTGGTTAGGATATTAATGAAACTATCACTGGAATCAATATATTCAACGTTCGCCATTGATTGCCGAATTTTCTCTTGAGCCGCTTTAATGCCAGCTTGAGATTCATGGAGTATTTCATCCATGTAGTTTTTTGTATATTCTAATCGCTCCACTTCTTTCTGAAATTCAGGGTGTTGCTGGCTACCTTGTGTGGCCTCCTCCATATGTATACTCCTCCTAACCTTAATTTTTCCGTACAGAATAAATGGAAAATTTAATCTTACTAAATATTT
Coding sequences:
- the helD gene encoding RNA polymerase recycling motor HelD; this encodes MEEATQGSQQHPEFQKEVERLEYTKNYMDEILHESQAGIKAAQEKIRQSMANVEYIDSSDSFINILTNSRFFELAQNQKEGLEAVKKKPYFARIHFQRTGEQEELLYIGKISLFHRETFEPIIVDWRSPVANVYYDGRLGEITYDVRGEEYSGHLFAKRQYKIEDGNLLDIRDVDLTTNDELLQEALAGKADVRLTEIVATIQKEQNEIIRAHLRQPILVQGAAGSGKTTIALHRISYFLYTMGEHFNAEQLMIIAPNNLFIEYIGEVLPELGVERICQTTYADYVQKATGIKLKLQNPNELLEQILNEDASIDPKFNITKLKGSLLYKEILDRYVKMHEHQLAELFEDVYLEKYRIMLGSHLKKLFLIEFAYMPIEKRLERIKKVIQTEIKRKSKAVLTSLNSRYEEYIGKALDGIRDADKRRETVTKFIDERDERIPKIKAESKSVATTYMKRFEKVKIKSVYRTFLTDRMMLRELAPEWTFEEQELFLQAHSKEKWTFEDLAALFYLHARIKGVADKWKMRVVFIDEVQDYSLFQLVALKVGLETDMFTMVGDLAQGIHSYRSLTEWESVLEQFPRANYFTLQKSYRTTIEIMEVANKILTKMDEQLPLVEPVVRHGNDPTFIQSEEFNPKVINDIYSKLKAKGHQSIALIFKSSSEATDYAKKLGEFNVEVELLTENSELAGSKLLVVPSHLAKGLEFDAVIIAAFDNPYYDTVIDRKLLYVALTRAMHELYLVGPNKSVFLLE